A portion of the Achromobacter sp. MFA1 R4 genome contains these proteins:
- a CDS encoding aromatic ring-hydroxylating dioxygenase subunit alpha, producing MAKYRDNPDAIRALLRDTEVHKDLFIDQELFDLEMERLYANTWVYVGHDSQVPNPGDYITTTVGNQPVVMVRHSDKSVRVLHNRCPHKGTMVAGDACGNTGKFFRCPYHAWTFKTDGSLLSIPLKKGYENTGLENCEASQGMAAVKDVRNHRGFVFCRLNPEGQSFEEFFGDSLSTLDNMVDRSPEGRLEVAGGVLRYMHRCNWKMLVDNQTDTCHPMVAHESSAGTAVKVWEQAPAGTPKPMAVELFAPFISPYEFFENMGIRVWENGHGHTGVSDSIHASYSGIPGYWESMVHAYGEDRAKAILGDVRHNTVYFPNIMVKGPIQTLRIFKPIAADRTLVESWTFRLVGAPDLLLERTLMYNRLINAPTSVVGHDDLEMYERAQDGLHSRARDWVNVGRLFTPGEEGQKNVVTNGTNEWQMRNQYRAWGRYMTGPESV from the coding sequence ATGGCCAAGTACCGCGACAATCCCGACGCCATCCGCGCCCTGTTGCGCGACACCGAGGTGCACAAGGATCTCTTCATCGACCAGGAGCTGTTCGACCTGGAAATGGAGCGCCTGTACGCCAACACCTGGGTCTACGTCGGCCACGACAGCCAGGTGCCCAATCCGGGTGACTACATCACCACCACCGTGGGCAACCAGCCCGTGGTGATGGTGCGCCACAGCGACAAGAGCGTGCGCGTGCTGCACAACCGCTGCCCGCACAAGGGCACGATGGTGGCGGGGGACGCCTGCGGCAACACCGGCAAGTTCTTCCGCTGCCCCTACCACGCCTGGACCTTCAAGACCGACGGCAGCCTGCTGTCGATTCCCCTGAAGAAGGGCTATGAGAACACCGGCCTGGAAAACTGCGAAGCCAGCCAGGGCATGGCCGCCGTCAAGGACGTGCGCAACCATCGCGGCTTCGTGTTCTGCCGGTTGAATCCCGAAGGCCAGTCGTTCGAGGAATTCTTCGGCGACTCGCTGTCCACGCTGGACAACATGGTCGACCGCTCGCCGGAAGGCCGCCTCGAAGTCGCCGGCGGCGTGCTGCGCTACATGCACCGCTGCAACTGGAAGATGCTGGTCGACAACCAGACCGACACCTGCCATCCGATGGTTGCCCACGAATCCTCCGCGGGCACGGCGGTCAAGGTCTGGGAGCAGGCGCCCGCAGGCACGCCAAAGCCCATGGCGGTGGAGCTCTTTGCGCCGTTCATCTCGCCCTACGAGTTCTTCGAGAACATGGGCATCCGTGTCTGGGAGAACGGACATGGCCACACCGGCGTGTCGGATTCGATCCACGCCTCGTACTCGGGGATTCCCGGCTACTGGGAATCGATGGTGCACGCCTATGGCGAGGACCGCGCCAAGGCGATCCTGGGCGACGTGCGCCACAACACGGTGTACTTCCCCAACATCATGGTCAAGGGCCCGATCCAGACGCTGCGCATCTTCAAGCCCATCGCCGCCGACCGCACGCTGGTGGAGTCCTGGACCTTCCGCCTGGTGGGCGCGCCGGACCTGCTGCTGGAGCGCACGCTCATGTACAACCGGCTCATCAACGCGCCCACCTCGGTGGTGGGCCACGACGACCTGGAAATGTACGAGCGCGCGCAGGACGGGCTGCATTCGCGCGCGCGCGACTGGGTGAACGTGGGGCGGCTCTTCACGCCCGGCGAGGAAGGCCAGAAGAACGTCGTCACCAATGGCACCAACGAATGGCAGATGCGCAACCAGTACCGCGCATGGGGCCGCTACATGACCGGACCGGAGTCGGTATGA
- a CDS encoding indolepyruvate oxidoreductase subunit beta family protein has protein sequence MNAAVMQQGNPIKIAILAMGGQGGGVLADWIVDMAEHAGWWAQTTSVPGVAQRTGATIYYLELLPEADVQRAGRQPALALMPTPGDVDLVVAAELMEGGRAIQRGLVTPERTVLITSSHRSYAVSEKSAPGNGIADPNKVLEAGRAAARRFLCFDLQDLADRAGSVISASLFGAVAGSGALPFAREDFEATVRRAGLGVEASLRAFALGFESADKAPGQPAAIDQARPVPPVPERAASPRAQALLDTIRRDFPACAQPMLTAGVRRQIEFQDLAYAEDYLRRMKAIRDLDAQHGGDARQWALTCAAARYVATAMAYDDVIRVADLKTRGTRFDRVRTEVGARPGQLVDTTEFMHPRLEEICGTLPTRLGRWLEGSKAFGGFVERRLGKGRRLRSGTLGGFLMLYALAGMRRFRRSTLRHQIETESLETWLALVARLAPRDYALAVETVNCRRLVKGYSDTHARGGGKYRQLIAAADQLAGRPDAAEALRALRDTALANVKCEPMERQIAEKLAA, from the coding sequence ATGAACGCGGCGGTGATGCAGCAAGGCAACCCCATCAAGATCGCCATCCTGGCCATGGGCGGCCAGGGCGGCGGCGTGCTGGCCGACTGGATCGTCGACATGGCCGAGCATGCCGGCTGGTGGGCGCAGACCACCTCGGTGCCGGGCGTGGCCCAGCGCACGGGCGCGACGATCTACTACCTGGAATTGCTGCCGGAGGCCGATGTCCAGCGTGCCGGCCGCCAGCCCGCGCTGGCCCTGATGCCCACCCCGGGCGACGTGGACCTGGTGGTCGCCGCCGAACTGATGGAAGGCGGCCGCGCCATCCAGCGCGGCCTGGTGACGCCCGAACGCACGGTGCTGATCACGTCCTCGCACCGCAGCTACGCGGTCAGCGAAAAATCCGCGCCCGGCAACGGCATCGCCGATCCGAACAAGGTGCTGGAGGCCGGGCGCGCCGCGGCCCGGCGCTTCCTCTGTTTCGACCTGCAGGACCTGGCCGATCGCGCCGGCAGCGTGATCAGCGCCAGCCTGTTCGGCGCGGTGGCCGGCAGCGGCGCCCTGCCCTTCGCCCGTGAGGACTTCGAGGCCACCGTGCGCCGCGCCGGCCTGGGCGTGGAGGCGAGCCTGCGCGCCTTTGCGCTGGGCTTCGAGTCGGCCGACAAGGCGCCGGGGCAGCCCGCCGCCATCGATCAGGCGCGGCCCGTGCCGCCCGTGCCCGAACGCGCAGCCAGCCCCCGCGCGCAGGCCTTGCTGGACACGATACGCCGCGACTTCCCCGCCTGTGCGCAGCCCATGCTGACCGCGGGCGTGCGCCGCCAGATCGAGTTCCAGGACCTGGCCTACGCCGAAGACTACCTGCGCCGCATGAAGGCGATCCGCGACCTGGACGCCCAGCACGGCGGCGACGCCCGGCAATGGGCGCTGACCTGTGCGGCGGCGCGCTACGTGGCCACGGCCATGGCCTATGACGACGTGATCCGTGTGGCGGACCTGAAAACGCGCGGCACGCGCTTTGACCGCGTGCGCACCGAAGTGGGCGCGCGCCCCGGCCAGCTCGTCGACACGACCGAGTTCATGCACCCCCGGCTGGAAGAAATCTGCGGCACCCTGCCCACGCGGCTGGGCCGCTGGCTCGAAGGATCCAAGGCGTTCGGCGGCTTCGTGGAGCGCCGCCTCGGCAAGGGCCGCCGCCTGCGCAGCGGCACGCTCGGCGGATTCCTGATGCTGTACGCGCTTGCGGGCATGCGCCGCTTCCGGCGCAGCACGCTGCGCCACCAGATCGAGACCGAATCCCTTGAAACCTGGCTGGCGCTGGTCGCCCGGCTGGCGCCGCGCGACTACGCGCTGGCGGTCGAGACCGTCAACTGCCGCCGCCTGGTCAAGGGCTATAGCGATACCCATGCGCGCGGCGGCGGCAAGTACCGCCAGCTCATTGCCGCGGCAGACCAGCTTGCCGGCCGTCCCGACGCCGCCGAGGCATTGCGCGCGCTGCGCGACACCGCGCTCGCCAACGTGAAATGCGAGCCGATGGAACGCCAGATCGCCGAAAAACTGGCCGCCTGA
- a CDS encoding indolepyruvate ferredoxin oxidoreductase subunit alpha: MAERSFKKEVQQLRIGAGEEFRGEGILAVTKALLQSGVGYVAGYQGSPISHLMDVLADANDILQELGVHFEASASEATAAATLAASVMYPIRGAVTWKSTVGTNVASDALANLASGGVTGGALVIVGEDYGEGSSIMQERSHAFAMKSQIWLLDPRPNLESMVKAVEDGFSLSEASKTPVMLQLRIRGCHVHGRFIAKENKRPAFSLAEALESPARDTSRIVLPPASFLHEQEKIKERWPAAIRYIKEHQLNEHFDGDQDDIGLILQGGLYNGVIRALQLLGLADNFGNSRIPLYVMNVTYPVIEDEVIDFCRGKRAVLLLEEGQPDYIEQNLHAVLRRAGVGTRLSGKDVLPMAGEYTTQVMRDGLREFLKRNRPESLQTHPAVAADAQAQATGQTQDDARQLTITEVSRPKPARPAEQPITFHKHVENLAAVVPPRPAGFCTGCPERPIFSALTLAQETLGQHHISCDIGCHLFSILPPFNLGATTMGYGLGASSAAAFNVPAAKRPISIMGDGGFWHNGLASGIGNAVFNKYDGVIVIVDNFYASATGGQDILSSRADNPDRSTNNPIDAAVRGVGVKWVRTLDRTYDVAKVRATLEEALTTDIKGPKVIIAQSECMLNKQRRVKPLFNKAVKEGKRVVKERFGVDPDVCTGDHACIRLSGCPSLTVKDSGDPLKEDPVAHVESSCVGCGNCGEVAHAAVLCPSFYRADIIHNPTGADRFLARMRGAVIGFLQRRRAARLAQNAL; encoded by the coding sequence ATGGCAGAAAGGTCTTTCAAGAAAGAAGTCCAGCAACTGCGTATAGGCGCGGGCGAGGAATTCCGCGGCGAAGGGATTCTTGCGGTCACGAAGGCGCTGCTGCAATCGGGCGTGGGCTACGTCGCCGGGTATCAGGGATCGCCGATCTCGCACCTGATGGACGTGCTGGCCGACGCCAACGACATCCTGCAGGAACTGGGCGTGCACTTCGAGGCCAGCGCCTCGGAAGCCACCGCCGCCGCCACGCTGGCCGCTTCGGTCATGTACCCCATCCGCGGCGCCGTCACCTGGAAGTCCACCGTGGGCACCAACGTCGCCTCCGACGCGCTGGCCAACCTGGCCTCGGGCGGCGTCACGGGCGGCGCGCTGGTCATCGTGGGCGAAGACTACGGCGAGGGCTCGTCCATCATGCAGGAACGCTCGCACGCGTTCGCCATGAAGTCGCAGATCTGGCTGCTGGACCCGCGTCCCAACCTGGAAAGCATGGTCAAGGCCGTGGAAGACGGCTTCTCGCTGTCGGAAGCCAGCAAGACGCCCGTGATGCTGCAATTGCGCATCCGCGGCTGCCATGTGCACGGACGCTTCATCGCCAAGGAAAACAAGCGGCCCGCCTTCTCGCTGGCCGAGGCGCTGGAAAGCCCGGCGCGCGACACCAGCCGCATCGTGCTGCCGCCCGCGTCGTTCCTGCACGAACAGGAAAAGATCAAGGAGCGCTGGCCCGCCGCCATCCGCTACATCAAGGAACACCAGCTCAACGAGCACTTCGACGGCGACCAGGACGACATCGGCCTGATCCTGCAGGGCGGCCTGTACAACGGCGTCATCCGCGCGCTGCAGCTCCTGGGCCTGGCCGACAACTTCGGCAACAGCCGCATCCCGCTGTACGTCATGAACGTGACCTACCCCGTCATCGAGGACGAGGTCATCGATTTCTGCCGCGGCAAGCGCGCGGTGCTGCTGCTGGAAGAAGGCCAGCCCGACTACATCGAGCAGAACCTGCATGCGGTGCTGCGCCGCGCGGGCGTGGGCACGCGCCTGTCCGGCAAAGACGTGCTGCCGATGGCCGGCGAATACACCACCCAGGTCATGCGCGACGGCCTGCGCGAATTCCTCAAGCGCAACCGGCCCGAATCGTTGCAGACGCATCCGGCCGTGGCGGCGGACGCGCAGGCGCAGGCAACGGGCCAGACACAGGACGACGCGCGCCAGCTCACCATCACGGAAGTGTCGCGCCCCAAGCCCGCGCGTCCCGCCGAACAGCCGATCACCTTCCACAAGCACGTCGAGAACCTGGCCGCCGTGGTGCCGCCGCGTCCCGCGGGCTTCTGTACGGGCTGTCCGGAACGGCCCATCTTTTCCGCGTTGACGCTGGCGCAGGAAACGCTGGGCCAGCATCACATTTCCTGCGACATCGGCTGCCACCTGTTCTCCATCCTGCCGCCCTTCAACCTGGGCGCCACCACGATGGGCTATGGACTGGGCGCCTCCAGCGCGGCGGCCTTCAACGTGCCCGCCGCCAAGCGGCCCATCTCCATCATGGGCGACGGCGGCTTCTGGCATAACGGGCTGGCGTCCGGCATCGGCAACGCGGTCTTCAACAAGTACGACGGCGTCATCGTCATCGTCGACAACTTCTACGCGTCGGCCACCGGCGGACAGGACATCCTGTCGTCGCGCGCCGACAATCCCGACCGCTCGACCAACAACCCCATCGACGCCGCCGTGCGCGGCGTGGGCGTGAAGTGGGTGCGCACGCTGGACCGCACCTACGACGTGGCCAAGGTGCGCGCCACCCTCGAAGAGGCGCTAACCACCGACATCAAGGGTCCCAAGGTCATCATCGCGCAATCCGAATGCATGCTGAACAAGCAGCGGCGCGTGAAGCCGCTCTTCAACAAGGCGGTCAAGGAAGGCAAGCGCGTGGTGAAGGAACGCTTCGGCGTGGACCCCGACGTCTGCACCGGCGACCACGCCTGTATCCGGCTGTCCGGCTGCCCGTCGCTGACGGTGAAGGACAGCGGCGATCCGCTCAAGGAAGACCCCGTCGCGCACGTGGAAAGCAGCTGCGTGGGCTGTGGCAATTGCGGTGAGGTCGCCCATGCCGCCGTGCTGTGCCCGTCGTTCTACCGCGCCGACATCATCCACAACCCGACCGGCGCCGACCGTTTCCTGGCGCGCATGCGCGGCGCGGTGATCGGTTTTCTGCAGCGCCGCCGCGCGGCGCGCCTGGCCCAGAACGCCCTTTAA
- a CDS encoding ABC transporter substrate-binding protein, protein MRRTLIAIAIAAAVAVPSIGQAKTFRWAAQGDILTFDPHSQNEGMTIAANSYIYEPLVDYDKSFKLSPRLATEWEQVSPTLYRFKLRPNVKFHDGAAFTADDVVFSIHRAMAPTSNYKAYTTGIKEARKVDDLTVEIETSAPNPVLLRQLTNVFIMNKAWSEKNNIAKPQDFVNKEDTFGARNTNGTGPYKLKSREVDVRTVFEENKDWWNKAGKVGNVTEVVFTPIKQNATRTAALLSGEIDFVLDPAAQDLDRLRQSQKVVEGNEYRTIYLGLDQKRPELQYSNIKGKNPFQDIRVREALYRAIDVDAIKRAVMRGLSAPTGTMIAPQVHGWTESLHKRVPYDPEKARALLKEAGYDGTLNFTLDCPNNRYINDEAICQAVVGMWAKVGVKATMNAMPRSTYFPKVQSFDTSAYLFGWGVPTFDAMYTLQNLIRTKGEGADGMYNLGNYSNKELDVIIDRIKTETDPKKRDADIVAVLEGHAKDFGHIPLHDQVIPWAMRKNVTVVHRADNRLVADWVKID, encoded by the coding sequence ATGCGCCGCACTTTGATTGCTATCGCGATCGCCGCCGCCGTGGCAGTGCCCTCGATCGGGCAAGCCAAGACCTTCCGCTGGGCCGCTCAAGGCGACATCCTCACCTTCGACCCGCACTCGCAGAATGAAGGCATGACGATCGCCGCCAACAGCTACATCTACGAGCCCCTGGTCGACTACGACAAGTCTTTCAAGCTTTCCCCGCGCCTGGCCACCGAATGGGAACAGGTGTCGCCCACGCTGTACCGCTTCAAGCTGCGGCCCAATGTGAAATTCCATGACGGCGCCGCGTTCACCGCGGACGACGTGGTGTTCTCGATCCATCGCGCCATGGCGCCGACGTCGAACTACAAGGCCTACACCACCGGCATCAAGGAAGCGCGCAAGGTCGATGACCTGACCGTCGAGATCGAGACCTCGGCGCCCAACCCCGTGCTGCTGCGCCAGTTGACCAACGTGTTCATCATGAACAAGGCCTGGTCCGAGAAGAACAACATCGCCAAGCCGCAGGACTTCGTCAACAAGGAAGACACGTTCGGCGCGCGCAACACCAACGGCACCGGTCCCTACAAGCTCAAGAGCCGCGAAGTCGACGTGCGCACGGTCTTCGAGGAAAACAAGGACTGGTGGAACAAGGCCGGCAAGGTCGGCAACGTGACCGAAGTCGTGTTCACGCCGATCAAGCAGAACGCCACGCGCACCGCCGCGCTGCTGTCGGGCGAGATCGACTTCGTGCTCGACCCCGCCGCGCAGGACCTGGACCGCCTGCGCCAGTCGCAGAAGGTGGTCGAGGGCAACGAATACCGCACCATCTACCTGGGCCTGGACCAGAAGCGTCCCGAGCTGCAGTACTCGAACATCAAGGGCAAGAACCCGTTCCAGGACATCCGCGTGCGCGAGGCGCTGTACCGCGCCATCGACGTCGACGCCATCAAGCGCGCCGTGATGCGCGGCCTGTCCGCGCCCACCGGCACGATGATCGCGCCGCAGGTGCATGGCTGGACGGAATCCCTGCACAAGCGCGTGCCGTACGATCCCGAAAAGGCCCGCGCCCTGCTCAAGGAAGCCGGCTACGACGGCACGCTGAACTTCACGCTGGACTGCCCGAACAATCGCTACATCAACGACGAAGCCATCTGCCAGGCCGTGGTGGGCATGTGGGCCAAGGTCGGCGTGAAGGCGACCATGAACGCGATGCCGCGCTCCACCTACTTCCCGAAGGTGCAGTCGTTCGACACCAGCGCCTACCTGTTCGGCTGGGGCGTGCCCACCTTCGACGCCATGTACACGCTGCAGAACCTGATCCGCACCAAGGGCGAGGGCGCGGACGGCATGTACAACCTGGGCAACTACAGCAACAAGGAACTGGACGTCATCATCGACCGGATCAAGACCGAGACCGATCCGAAGAAGCGCGACGCCGATATCGTCGCGGTGCTGGAAGGGCACGCCAAGGACTTCGGGCACATCCCGCTGCATGACCAGGTCATCCCCTGGGCGATGCGCAAGAACGTCACGGTCGTCCACCGCGCCGACAATCGCCTCGTTGCCGATTGGGTCAAGATCGACTGA
- a CDS encoding ABC transporter permease, translated as MFAFILRRLLQAVAVMLTVALLAFVLFQYVGDPVTIMLGQDATDAERIELRERLGLNDPAIVQFGHFVVNAMQGNFGISLRQSEPVSSLLKSRLPATLELSMVAALLALVVGVPLGVYTALKRNSLFSQLLLAGSLLGVSLPTFLIGILLILVFSVQLGWLPSYGRGETVSLGWWTSGLFTATGWKHLILPSITLSLFQMTLVLRLVRSEMLEVLRSDYIKFARARGLKRRAIHFGHALKNTMVPVITITGLQLGGIIAFAIVTETVFQWPGMGLLFIQAVQFADVPVMAAYLCLIALVFVVINLIVDLLYFVVDPRLRSGLTRGGGAH; from the coding sequence ATGTTCGCTTTCATACTGCGTCGCCTGTTGCAGGCCGTAGCGGTGATGCTCACCGTCGCGCTACTGGCCTTCGTGCTTTTCCAATACGTGGGCGACCCTGTCACCATCATGCTGGGGCAGGACGCCACCGATGCCGAGCGCATCGAACTTCGAGAACGCCTGGGCCTGAACGACCCCGCCATCGTGCAATTCGGCCACTTCGTGGTCAACGCCATGCAGGGCAATTTCGGCATTTCCCTGCGCCAGAGCGAACCCGTTTCCTCCCTGCTGAAATCCCGCCTGCCGGCCACGCTGGAGCTGTCCATGGTGGCCGCGCTGCTGGCGCTGGTCGTGGGCGTGCCGCTGGGCGTGTACACGGCCCTCAAGCGCAACAGCCTGTTTTCGCAACTGCTGCTGGCCGGCTCGCTGCTGGGGGTGTCGCTGCCCACCTTCCTGATCGGCATCCTGCTGATCCTGGTGTTTTCGGTGCAGCTGGGCTGGCTGCCCAGCTACGGGCGCGGCGAGACGGTCAGCCTGGGCTGGTGGACGTCGGGACTGTTCACCGCGACGGGCTGGAAGCATCTCATCCTGCCGTCCATCACGCTGTCGCTCTTTCAGATGACGCTGGTGCTGCGCCTGGTGCGCTCCGAAATGCTGGAGGTCCTCCGCTCGGACTACATCAAGTTCGCACGGGCCCGGGGATTGAAGCGCCGCGCCATCCACTTCGGCCATGCGCTCAAGAACACGATGGTGCCGGTCATCACCATCACCGGCCTTCAATTGGGCGGCATCATCGCCTTCGCCATCGTGACGGAGACCGTGTTCCAGTGGCCGGGCATGGGCCTGCTCTTCATCCAGGCCGTGCAATTCGCCGACGTGCCGGTGATGGCCGCGTACCTGTGCCTCATCGCGCTGGTGTTCGTGGTGATCAACCTGATCGTCGATCTTCTGTATTTCGTCGTGGACCCGCGGCTGCGTTCCGGGCTGACTCGCGGCGGGGGGGCTCACTGA
- a CDS encoding ABC transporter permease: MRAVLKRWWDSDIAWAWRRAPVAIAATLLLAALLIGSFGAGWVAPHNPFDLTKVELLDALLPPAWEPNGQATYLLGTDSQGRDLYSAILYGTRVSLLIGLASVFLSMLIGIVLGLVSGYAGGRIDAFIMRVADVQLSFPAILIALLIDGVARAAVPREMHELIAFPVLIGAIALAGWPQYARTVRGSTLVEKNREYVQAARVIGVASPVIMFRHVLPNVLGPVLVLATVHLATAIITEATLSFLGVGVPPTAPSLGTLIRIGNDFLFSGEWWITIFPGAALVLLVLSVNLLGDWLRDALNPRLN, translated from the coding sequence ATGCGCGCCGTACTCAAACGCTGGTGGGACAGCGACATCGCCTGGGCCTGGCGCCGGGCGCCCGTGGCCATCGCGGCCACGCTGCTGCTGGCGGCCCTGCTGATCGGCTCCTTCGGGGCCGGCTGGGTCGCGCCGCACAATCCGTTCGACCTGACCAAGGTGGAACTGCTGGACGCGCTGCTGCCGCCGGCCTGGGAGCCCAATGGACAGGCCACGTACCTGCTGGGCACCGACAGCCAGGGCCGCGACCTGTACTCGGCCATCCTCTACGGCACGCGCGTGTCGCTGCTGATCGGGCTGGCGTCGGTGTTTTTGTCGATGCTGATCGGCATCGTGCTCGGCCTGGTGTCGGGCTATGCGGGCGGGCGCATCGATGCCTTCATCATGCGCGTGGCCGACGTGCAGCTTTCGTTTCCCGCCATCCTGATCGCGCTGCTCATCGACGGCGTGGCGCGGGCGGCGGTGCCCCGAGAGATGCACGAGCTGATCGCCTTTCCCGTCCTGATCGGCGCCATCGCGCTGGCCGGCTGGCCGCAGTATGCCCGCACGGTGCGCGGCTCGACGCTGGTCGAGAAGAACCGCGAATACGTGCAGGCGGCGCGCGTGATCGGCGTGGCCTCGCCCGTCATCATGTTCCGCCACGTGCTGCCCAACGTGCTGGGGCCGGTGCTGGTGCTGGCGACGGTGCACCTGGCCACCGCCATCATCACCGAGGCGACGCTGTCGTTCCTGGGGGTGGGCGTGCCGCCGACCGCGCCGTCGCTGGGCACGCTGATCCGCATCGGCAACGATTTCCTGTTTTCCGGAGAGTGGTGGATCACCATTTTCCCGGGCGCGGCGCTGGTGCTGCTGGTGCTGTCGGTCAACCTGCTGGGCGACTGGCTGCGCGATGCGCTCAACCCCCGCCTGAATTGA
- a CDS encoding PDR/VanB family oxidoreductase: MQTLKLIVREVRQESPLIRSFRLAREDGGALPAFGPGAHLKVTVPGLRDPRCYSLVQLAPEAGRFAEPAEYRLGVRLEETSQGGSRHMHALAEGDTLSVEGPKNDFPLHESPAGDEPVVLIAGGIGITPIASMAAALKAAGRAFHLHYCGRSKDQLAFLPELQALAGGDLTLHADDDPSSRFDLQALLESATPRQHLYVCGPKGLIDAVIQGAHARHWPDAHIHFELFATAAPQAGDQPFEVELRQSGRTLTIPADKTIVEVMEEEGCDPMFDCKRGECGVCQATVLEGEPDHRDYYLSDTEKASGKIIQICISRAKSARLVLDL, from the coding sequence GTGCAGACACTCAAACTGATCGTCCGGGAAGTCCGGCAGGAATCACCGTTGATCCGCTCGTTCCGGCTGGCGCGCGAAGACGGCGGCGCGCTGCCCGCCTTCGGCCCCGGCGCGCACCTGAAGGTGACGGTGCCGGGCCTGCGCGACCCGCGCTGCTATTCCCTGGTGCAGCTGGCGCCCGAGGCGGGACGCTTTGCCGAGCCCGCCGAATACCGCCTGGGCGTGCGGCTGGAAGAGACCAGCCAGGGCGGATCGCGCCACATGCACGCGCTGGCCGAGGGCGACACGCTGAGCGTCGAAGGCCCCAAGAACGATTTCCCGCTGCATGAATCGCCCGCGGGCGACGAGCCCGTCGTGCTGATCGCGGGCGGCATCGGCATCACGCCCATCGCGTCCATGGCCGCCGCGCTCAAGGCCGCCGGCCGCGCCTTCCACCTGCATTACTGCGGCCGCAGCAAGGACCAGCTTGCGTTCCTGCCCGAACTGCAGGCGCTGGCGGGCGGCGACCTGACGCTGCACGCCGACGACGATCCGTCCAGCCGCTTCGACCTGCAGGCGCTGCTGGAATCGGCCACGCCGCGCCAGCATCTGTACGTCTGCGGACCGAAGGGCCTGATCGACGCCGTCATCCAGGGCGCGCACGCGCGGCACTGGCCCGACGCCCACATCCATTTCGAACTCTTCGCGACGGCGGCGCCGCAGGCCGGCGACCAGCCCTTCGAGGTCGAACTGCGCCAGTCCGGCCGCACGCTGACGATTCCCGCCGACAAGACCATCGTCGAAGTCATGGAAGAAGAAGGCTGCGATCCGATGTTCGACTGCAAGCGCGGCGAATGCGGCGTCTGCCAGGCCACCGTGCTGGAAGGCGAACCCGACCACCGGGACTACTACCTTTCCGACACCGAAAAGGCCAGCGGCAAGATCATCCAGATCTGCATCTCGCGCGCCAAGTCCGCGCGCCTGGTGCTGGATCTGTAG
- a CDS encoding MarR family winged helix-turn-helix transcriptional regulator: MRPDKPRGARAAVAGPRFVDGYLAYLLAQASQRISAEFHQQVKAAGLSVTEWRVLASLQGSAGETIGSLAVLAITKQPTLSKVVQRMEADGLVARTGVRADRRQTRVCITAKGSNLIGGLCEQALQHQKAVLAPFGEEKAALLIEMLDVLMTEHVPLELPLDADD, encoded by the coding sequence ATGCGGCCAGATAAGCCACGCGGCGCGCGCGCGGCCGTCGCGGGCCCCCGGTTCGTCGACGGCTACCTGGCCTATCTGCTGGCGCAGGCCAGCCAGCGCATCTCGGCGGAATTCCACCAGCAGGTAAAGGCCGCCGGCTTGTCGGTGACCGAATGGCGGGTGCTGGCCAGCCTGCAGGGCAGCGCGGGCGAAACCATCGGCAGCCTGGCGGTGCTGGCCATCACCAAGCAGCCCACGCTGAGCAAGGTGGTGCAGCGCATGGAGGCCGACGGGCTGGTGGCCCGCACCGGCGTGCGCGCCGACCGGCGCCAGACGCGGGTGTGCATCACGGCCAAGGGTTCGAACCTCATCGGCGGCCTGTGCGAGCAGGCGTTGCAGCACCAGAAGGCCGTGCTGGCGCCTTTCGGCGAAGAGAAGGCCGCGCTCCTGATCGAAATGCTGGATGTGCTGATGACCGAGCACGTCCCTCTGGAGCTTCCGCTGGACGCGGACGACTAG